A single genomic interval of Croceibacter atlanticus HTCC2559 harbors:
- a CDS encoding LytR/AlgR family response regulator transcription factor → MTSIIIDDEKTAREILVQLCTKIEGLDVIDEFSNAMDAIKFLNKNEIDLIFLDIHMPDFTGFDFIQTLRKHPKIILTTSDKNFAIEAFEYDCIVDYLVKPLNLERFKKAINKAEMFNLDIEQPEVTSSQTNQAQDKELFVNIDRRLIKIDISSIKLIQAKGDYILIKTDTKNFTVHSTLKKIVNKLPETQFLKVHRSYVINTSKIIDIEDNSVLIDKDVIPVSRSNRPELMRRLNLL, encoded by the coding sequence ATGACAAGCATAATTATCGATGATGAGAAAACAGCAAGAGAAATACTGGTCCAGCTATGTACTAAAATAGAAGGGCTTGATGTTATAGATGAATTCTCTAATGCTATGGATGCTATTAAGTTTCTTAATAAAAATGAGATAGACCTTATCTTTTTAGATATACATATGCCAGATTTTACAGGTTTCGATTTTATCCAGACACTAAGAAAACACCCTAAAATTATTTTAACAACATCTGATAAAAACTTTGCTATAGAAGCTTTTGAATATGATTGTATTGTAGACTATTTAGTTAAACCACTTAATCTTGAGAGGTTTAAAAAAGCTATTAATAAAGCTGAAATGTTTAATCTAGACATTGAACAACCAGAAGTAACGTCTTCACAAACCAATCAAGCGCAAGACAAAGAGCTTTTTGTTAATATAGATAGACGCCTAATTAAAATTGATATTTCCAGCATTAAATTAATTCAAGCAAAAGGTGATTATATACTTATAAAGACAGACACTAAGAATTTTACCGTTCACTCTACACTAAAAAAGATTGTAAACAAACTTCCTGAAACTCAATTTTTAAAAGTACATCGTTCATACGTTATTAATACTAGCAAAATTATTGACATAGAAGACAACAGTGTCCTTATTGACAAAGATGTTATACCTGTAAGCCGTTCTAACAGACCAGAATTAATGCGCAGGCTAAATTTGCTATAA
- a CDS encoding DUF5675 family protein yields MELVLKRSYFEKGTNGALFVNGQFLCFTIELPWRENQRNISCIPEGTYEIVARHSKRFQNHLHVQDVKGRSLILIHPANNALKELRGCIAPVSQLADIGEGWNSRESLNKLLILCYRAIELNETITLTIKS; encoded by the coding sequence ATGGAACTTGTCCTTAAACGAAGTTATTTTGAAAAGGGCACCAATGGTGCTCTTTTCGTTAACGGGCAGTTTCTTTGTTTTACAATTGAATTGCCTTGGAGAGAGAATCAGCGGAATATCTCCTGTATTCCTGAAGGTACTTATGAGATTGTTGCAAGACACTCGAAACGGTTTCAGAATCATTTGCACGTGCAGGACGTGAAAGGTCGAAGTCTTATTCTTATTCATCCTGCGAATAATGCCTTGAAAGAGCTTCGCGGTTGTATTGCTCCAGTATCACAGCTCGCAGATATCGGGGAAGGCTGGAATTCTCGAGAATCGCTTAACAAGCTCTTGATTCTCTGCTATCGAGCTATTGAATTAAACGAAACTATCACACTAACTATTAAATCTTAA
- a CDS encoding PAS domain-containing sensor histidine kinase — MSDQKIKILERALNREKKARKEAEKILEDKANELYVTTNKLKETNNTLESLIAKKDLELKGVFKNIVDAYCVMDMYGNVLEMNNATFKLLACEDKNEDINLSQFVYPEDTLLVLNAFKKLKSNGNFKDLKVRIISKDKALKHLHINASLIVNDNEKPIAIQGVARDVTTEYNIQKNLIESENRLKALIVNLDSGILLEDEDCNIVFTNNKFCALFSIKDSPEQLKGQHCSIRMQISKDLFEEPDTFMSRMQSIVLNRQKVIGEELKMCDGKILERDYVPIFQNDIYKGHLWTYKDVTLKRNYSKNIEAERHKYSSIIANMNLGLVEANVTNEIVMVNQSFAQISGYSEQELLGMNAIEVLIPKEDQENIVKLAHDTRAGKFNSREIQIKDKKGKHKSIITSSAPNYDENGVVIGSIGVILDITEQAKTKQLLLEQKKQLDLIIQNSPVGIALYKKLDEGVLMVNEYLSNMLGFTKEEILNSYKKDPTHPDDLEESNIKRADLEKGKIDNYSIEKRYLKKDGSVLWARTNVNAIRDNLNNIKYQVAIVEDITAQREKTLLLETLNNVAKSILGKVNINEIALAISKNITKYLGSTDCAIYLVNENENGISKIAAFESELKESALTNNKDKLVNDGALIGQVAASGKPIIVENNAEHTINTTFENSRLIVPIINDGNVIGIIDSVHTDQNYFTNDHLSTLQNVARLVSLQLKNAINRLARDKAEANNIKLLKKLELSNNELQEYAHVVSHDLKSPLRSISALVSWIKEDNKKNLDDNSLTNIHLIESTLEKMELLISDVLNYSSIDSDAAVSEQIDLNQLILELQEILYIPEHIDIKTLNQLPIITGDKTRLRQLFQNLLSNAIKFIDKEKGLIKIDVLEKTSHYQFSVSDNGVGIEKKYHDKIFEMFHSLNNSKESTGIGLTIVKKIVDLYQGDVWLESNPGKGTTFHFTLKK; from the coding sequence ATGAGCGATCAAAAAATTAAAATATTAGAACGCGCTCTTAATAGAGAGAAAAAAGCTAGAAAAGAAGCTGAAAAGATTTTAGAAGACAAAGCTAATGAGCTTTATGTTACTACAAACAAACTAAAAGAAACTAATAATACTTTAGAAAGCTTAATAGCAAAAAAAGACCTAGAACTTAAAGGTGTTTTTAAGAACATTGTCGATGCGTATTGTGTTATGGATATGTATGGAAATGTCTTAGAAATGAATAATGCTACATTTAAGCTCTTAGCATGTGAAGATAAAAATGAAGATATAAACTTATCTCAATTTGTATATCCAGAAGACACATTACTTGTACTAAATGCGTTTAAAAAGCTAAAAAGCAATGGTAATTTTAAAGATTTAAAAGTTAGAATAATTTCTAAAGACAAGGCTCTTAAACACCTACACATAAACGCCAGTTTAATTGTAAATGATAACGAAAAACCCATTGCTATACAAGGTGTAGCAAGAGATGTTACTACAGAATATAATATTCAAAAAAACCTGATTGAGTCTGAAAATAGACTTAAAGCATTAATTGTAAACTTAGATAGCGGTATACTTTTAGAAGATGAAGATTGCAATATTGTATTTACAAATAATAAATTTTGTGCATTATTTTCAATTAAAGATTCTCCAGAACAATTAAAAGGCCAACACTGCTCTATAAGAATGCAAATTTCAAAAGATTTATTTGAAGAGCCAGATACTTTTATGTCTAGAATGCAGTCTATTGTCCTAAACAGACAAAAAGTAATTGGTGAAGAATTAAAAATGTGTGATGGTAAGATCTTAGAGCGTGATTATGTACCAATATTTCAGAATGATATTTACAAAGGACATCTTTGGACCTATAAGGATGTTACTTTAAAACGTAATTACAGCAAAAACATTGAGGCAGAAAGACATAAGTACAGTAGCATTATAGCTAATATGAACTTAGGACTTGTAGAGGCAAATGTTACTAATGAAATTGTAATGGTTAACCAAAGTTTTGCTCAAATTAGCGGATACTCTGAGCAGGAACTATTAGGTATGAATGCAATTGAAGTTCTTATACCAAAAGAAGATCAAGAAAATATTGTAAAACTTGCTCATGATACAAGAGCTGGTAAGTTTAACTCGAGAGAAATACAAATAAAAGATAAAAAGGGGAAGCATAAATCAATAATAACCAGTTCGGCTCCTAATTATGATGAGAATGGCGTTGTAATAGGCTCTATAGGTGTTATTCTAGATATTACTGAACAAGCTAAGACAAAGCAGTTGTTATTAGAACAAAAGAAACAGCTAGATCTTATAATTCAAAATTCACCAGTAGGAATCGCATTGTACAAAAAGTTAGATGAAGGTGTGCTAATGGTTAACGAGTATTTATCTAATATGCTTGGCTTTACTAAAGAAGAAATTTTAAATAGCTACAAAAAAGATCCAACGCATCCAGATGACCTAGAAGAGTCTAATATAAAACGTGCTGATCTAGAAAAAGGTAAGATAGATAATTACTCTATTGAGAAACGCTACCTTAAAAAAGATGGATCTGTACTTTGGGCCAGGACAAACGTAAATGCTATAAGAGACAACTTAAATAATATTAAGTATCAAGTTGCAATTGTTGAAGATATTACTGCACAACGCGAAAAAACCTTATTATTGGAAACACTAAATAATGTTGCTAAGTCTATTTTAGGTAAGGTTAATATAAATGAAATTGCTTTAGCAATTTCAAAAAACATTACTAAATATCTAGGCTCAACCGACTGTGCAATATATTTAGTTAATGAAAATGAAAATGGTATTAGCAAAATTGCTGCGTTTGAAAGTGAGCTAAAAGAAAGTGCATTAACTAATAACAAAGATAAATTAGTAAATGATGGAGCCTTAATTGGTCAAGTTGCTGCATCAGGAAAGCCTATAATAGTTGAGAATAATGCAGAGCACACAATTAATACAACATTTGAAAACTCTAGACTAATTGTACCAATAATTAATGATGGAAATGTAATTGGTATAATAGATTCTGTTCATACAGACCAAAATTATTTCACTAATGATCACTTATCAACGCTACAAAATGTTGCCCGCTTAGTTTCTCTACAACTTAAAAATGCTATAAACCGTTTAGCTAGAGATAAGGCAGAAGCAAATAATATAAAGTTGCTTAAAAAACTTGAATTAAGTAACAATGAGCTTCAAGAATACGCACACGTTGTTTCTCACGATTTAAAATCACCTTTACGTAGTATTTCTGCTTTAGTATCTTGGATAAAGGAAGACAACAAGAAAAATCTTGACGATAACAGTTTAACAAACATTCACTTAATTGAGTCTACTCTTGAAAAAATGGAGTTATTAATTTCAGATGTACTTAACTATTCCAGTATAGATTCAGATGCTGCAGTAAGTGAGCAAATAGATTTAAATCAGTTAATATTAGAGTTACAGGAAATTTTATATATACCAGAACATATAGACATTAAAACATTAAACCAACTGCCTATAATTACTGGAGATAAAACAAGACTTAGACAATTGTTTCAGAATCTTTTGTCCAACGCCATTAAATTTATAGATAAAGAAAAAGGACTTATAAAGATAGATGTGTTAGAAAAAACCTCCCATTATCAATTCTCTGTGTCTGATAATGGTGTTGGTATAGAAAAGAAATATCACGACAAGATTTTTGAGATGTTTCACTCTCTAAACAATAGCAAAGAATCAACTGGAATCGGACTTACAATTGTTAAAAAAATAGTTGATTTATACCAAGGTGATGTTTGGTTAGAAAGTAACCCAGGAAAAGGAACCACCTTTCATTTTACACTAAAAAAATAG
- a CDS encoding LytR/AlgR family response regulator transcription factor, producing MTCIIIDDDKTAIDVLTKHCSKIENLYVKRTFLNPKLALKFLNNNKVDFIFLDLHMPKINGYSFINLIATPQKVIITTIDRDSAYRAFEYNCIVDYIEKPYTLERVLQSLRKIEKSISLSKVGNTIHDTHKDLYVELNKKFVKIPVAGIQFIKRHLNGIEIYTTRRSYFIKSSLNKVMQKLSPSMFIRTHQSYIINLTKITNIKNGMVLINQNKIPVSRSYKNHLTSRINIFK from the coding sequence ATGACTTGTATAATTATAGACGACGACAAGACAGCGATTGATGTACTTACAAAACACTGCTCTAAAATTGAAAACCTTTACGTTAAAAGAACGTTTTTAAACCCAAAATTAGCACTCAAATTCCTGAACAATAACAAGGTAGATTTTATCTTTTTAGACCTACACATGCCAAAGATAAATGGCTATAGTTTTATTAATTTAATAGCGACGCCACAAAAGGTTATTATTACCACTATAGATCGTGACTCTGCTTATAGAGCATTTGAATATAACTGCATTGTAGATTATATTGAAAAGCCTTACACATTAGAAAGAGTATTGCAATCCTTAAGAAAAATTGAGAAATCTATAAGCCTTTCAAAAGTTGGAAACACTATCCATGACACCCATAAAGACCTTTATGTAGAGCTTAATAAAAAGTTTGTGAAAATACCTGTTGCAGGCATTCAATTTATTAAGAGGCATTTAAATGGAATTGAAATTTATACAACTAGACGTTCGTACTTTATAAAATCCTCCCTAAATAAGGTTATGCAGAAATTATCACCTTCTATGTTTATTAGAACACATCAATCTTATATTATTAATTTAACTAAGATTACCAATATTAAAAATGGGATGGTATTAATTAACCAAAATAAGATTCCAGTAAGTCGATCATATAAAAATCATTTAACGAGTAGGATTAATATTTTTAAATAG
- a CDS encoding cysteine hydrolase has translation MKTAIILIGYQNDYFAEDGILREVVEESSKVTNIIENTVNLINNCDDKLIISTPIIFSESYAELSEPVGILKTIRDVGAFKEGSKGSETIVELKAFEDKIIEIPGKLDLNAFNNTALEQTLKDNDINHIYLAGTVASICIDSTGRSAVERGFKVTMISDCISGRTVFEKDFFCENIYPLYSDSVLSTEICNGGK, from the coding sequence ATGAAAACAGCTATTATTTTAATTGGGTACCAAAATGACTATTTCGCAGAAGATGGAATTCTTAGAGAGGTGGTTGAGGAATCTTCTAAAGTCACAAACATTATTGAGAATACCGTGAATTTAATTAATAACTGTGATGATAAGTTAATCATATCTACTCCAATTATATTTTCAGAATCTTATGCTGAACTTTCGGAACCTGTTGGCATATTAAAAACCATAAGAGATGTAGGTGCCTTTAAAGAAGGTAGTAAAGGTTCTGAAACTATAGTGGAGTTAAAGGCTTTCGAAGATAAAATAATCGAGATACCTGGAAAATTAGATCTAAACGCTTTTAATAATACTGCACTGGAGCAAACTTTAAAGGATAATGACATAAATCATATTTATTTAGCGGGAACAGTAGCTTCAATATGTATAGATTCAACCGGTAGGTCTGCAGTTGAAAGGGGTTTTAAGGTAACAATGATTTCCGATTGTATATCTGGGCGTACAGTATTTGAGAAAGATTTCTTCTGTGAAAATATTTATCCACTTTATTCAGATAGCGTGCTCTCTACAGAAATATGTAATGGCGGAAAATAA
- a CDS encoding RloB family protein — MKMKDKRAEQREKRKEHLERLKASKKDNRRKEPSLNRKRATLIPRKVILIACEGKNTEPSYFRQFKVKSVDIEPIGDGYSHLSLVDWATKKASHKKYDEIWVVFDADPKPDDATWKQNFNNAVWKAQGLNYKVGYSHQAFEYWLLLHFEAHQGGSMPRTDYDAKINSYINPLGATYEGKGDKKVTKDFFDLLMGIEPGTVKRRVEIAMCRAKAIFDRLPHTNFADEESSTSVFLLVKELLDMDIPKSKRIPLEVICK; from the coding sequence ATGAAAATGAAGGATAAAAGAGCTGAACAAAGAGAGAAAAGAAAAGAACATCTCGAACGTTTAAAAGCATCAAAAAAAGATAATAGAAGAAAAGAGCCATCACTAAATCGTAAGAGAGCAACATTAATACCTCGAAAAGTAATTCTTATTGCTTGCGAAGGCAAAAACACAGAACCGTCTTACTTCCGCCAATTCAAAGTTAAATCTGTAGATATAGAGCCTATTGGCGATGGTTATAGCCACTTATCCCTTGTGGATTGGGCAACCAAGAAAGCATCACATAAAAAATATGATGAGATATGGGTTGTGTTTGACGCTGATCCTAAACCAGATGATGCCACCTGGAAACAAAACTTCAACAATGCTGTATGGAAAGCTCAAGGATTAAATTACAAAGTTGGGTATTCCCATCAGGCTTTTGAATATTGGTTGCTTCTACATTTTGAAGCTCATCAAGGTGGTAGTATGCCTCGCACAGATTATGATGCAAAAATAAACAGCTATATTAATCCTTTAGGTGCTACCTATGAAGGTAAAGGAGATAAAAAAGTGACTAAAGATTTTTTTGATCTGTTGATGGGTATTGAACCAGGTACAGTTAAAAGAAGAGTAGAGATTGCAATGTGTAGAGCAAAAGCAATCTTTGACCGACTACCACACACTAACTTTGCTGATGAAGAAAGTTCAACGTCAGTATTTCTTTTAGTGAAAGAATTATTGGATATGGATATTCCAAAGAGTAAGAGAATTCCACTAGAAGTAATTTGTAAGTAA
- a CDS encoding GAF domain-containing sensor histidine kinase: MKIFIHFIQIACSLQKYVMAENKRNLDIQIQNRLIEELTYSNSELQLINTFAKIFQELKSTEEVVSEITTRFKTHPVYKFCTIYLYNDLALYQKGSSFNETKLSLSNSYDAVVRNVAETKTPILNNDFSNESLSISEELEWSSRITVPMMHKDKDIVGVMDFVHPEKNIFKKNNLETLTTIATLAANKIIDTNNFERIKIYQNQLEEYVHIVSHDLKAPLRSINALLYWIKEDNANSLNETTLENFNLIDDILLQMENLISSTLSYSKMDYDISEKTTIDLNAIIFDVKKTVFIPDNIELIVEKELPTFYGEKVKVVQLFQNLISNAIKYNDKEAGKVIIDFTEDESHLNFSIKDNGIGINKRYFSKIFEVFQSLDENKESSGIGLSIVKKIVNHFNGAIWLESEEGSGTTFYFSLRKNLT, encoded by the coding sequence GTGAAAATATTTATCCACTTTATTCAGATAGCGTGCTCTCTACAGAAATATGTAATGGCGGAAAATAAACGAAACTTAGACATTCAAATTCAAAATAGGTTAATTGAAGAGCTAACCTATTCTAATAGTGAATTACAATTAATAAATACATTCGCTAAAATATTTCAAGAGTTAAAATCTACTGAAGAGGTTGTTTCTGAAATAACTACAAGATTTAAGACGCATCCAGTCTATAAGTTTTGTACTATTTATTTATATAATGATTTAGCGCTTTATCAGAAAGGCTCGTCTTTTAATGAAACCAAGCTTTCTTTAAGCAACAGTTATGATGCAGTTGTTCGTAACGTTGCTGAAACAAAAACTCCAATATTAAATAATGATTTTTCTAATGAAAGTCTGAGTATTTCTGAAGAATTAGAATGGTCTTCAAGGATTACAGTACCAATGATGCATAAAGACAAAGACATTGTTGGTGTTATGGATTTTGTACATCCTGAAAAGAATATATTCAAGAAAAACAATTTAGAGACTCTTACCACTATAGCAACACTTGCTGCTAATAAAATTATTGATACAAATAATTTTGAACGAATTAAAATCTACCAAAACCAATTAGAGGAATATGTGCATATCGTATCACATGACCTTAAAGCTCCTCTAAGATCTATTAATGCTTTACTATATTGGATTAAGGAGGATAATGCAAATAGCTTAAATGAAACCACTTTAGAGAATTTTAATTTAATAGATGATATTCTTCTTCAAATGGAAAATTTGATATCCTCAACGTTAAGTTATTCTAAAATGGATTATGATATTTCTGAAAAGACAACTATTGATTTAAACGCCATTATTTTTGATGTTAAAAAAACAGTCTTCATTCCAGATAATATAGAATTGATTGTCGAAAAGGAACTACCTACTTTTTATGGAGAGAAAGTGAAGGTTGTACAATTGTTTCAGAATCTAATAAGTAATGCCATTAAGTATAACGACAAGGAAGCAGGTAAAGTTATCATTGATTTTACAGAAGATGAATCACATTTAAACTTCTCCATAAAGGACAATGGTATAGGTATAAATAAACGCTATTTCAGTAAAATTTTTGAGGTATTCCAGTCCTTAGATGAGAATAAGGAATCTTCAGGAATAGGTCTTTCTATTGTTAAAAAGATAGTTAATCACTTTAATGGAGCAATCTGGCTTGAAAGTGAAGAAGGAAGTGGAACAACATTTTACTTTAGTTTGAGAAAAAATCTTACGTAA
- a CDS encoding porin family protein, which translates to MKKHLLLLLILSFFQIACAEETQMNTKAIETLLLEDTIENYTNISLFPNASITNLDSLELYFEYGTETTNFSDINIAENEFIMEYVNNKLSILQNKSDSTLKENIQKEKLLLTDNDTSYIQEVKVKKALNFKTLEVADNSNKGSAQDENIDLNISNLKSNNSSTNSINNEIESQGVNSENYPTKVATGNYKNESKEDNTIRFRTGYLKRKIAPLLTDPKAHNKNEKLSYVRVEGSPTKKTNLTLVNKNQQANLNSIKDNSVSQQSTKTPSSNNNVSTKKIGLNKVNPRQSNIQDSSNNGLSLRLLRKQNIYETNKNYTLLFEVTNNTESISFIDLTVGFPDNWRIISTSNITSLQPKEKQIGTVSFYIPNESPAGKFKAFLTLSSSTSFSKKLDFVLEVANNYDIEVFKISAPQQVQAGELITSSFGIKNNGNIDQEITLSSNSNIKNSDKIIIPKDSTVVIEVTKKTNPKSTILRRVSTSLEVMHSASKRKYYNTQTVQVIPSKIKQKDPYFRYPIQASLYYNSRTLKNYHYSTISAELRGNGFLDIDKNHHLNFIIRAPKKENIKRFSIVDQYSLIYRFKDQTTLYLGDHSYFINRLGFGSRYGIGFKLDHTINKWTYSAFYSSPRLYNFSRKPLYGVRAEYASSDSLRLGLTFEKSNGNNFIYRNIFTGSGKGQILTFDYNYFDKNTRFEAELSGGFNDTVTDFATDLSFSQSYKHFAFSSTLIYAGRNYIGNISNSLQVSNNLYYNYKGLNLGIGHSVSRVNRRLDPLYFETEPYYEAYFATIGYRFSNKHFFNIRFDKRIREDQLEPVSYNYEEYGLSYNFNYFNKYFTGSFGGRFAKTQNILAVSETYRDTYSHHLNVSYKLLNNLQLRGGINYLFTNRYGASDKSINYLRYSFGFNYNLMRRLTLNVNYNSGYSPEENYKRREYINLNLRANINKHHRLEIRANYFENPAVINNKELFAYAKYTYSFGLGIKKLFDQGGVDGTVFSNSEDIDIKGIKLYTAGQTITTDKYGNFELNNLELGINYIYVEEASLPLDVVSAIKNPIEVNVEKDSKAIIKIELMKARSLNGNLILVNKANAISTNLESFVKLENSDFTYYTEVNKDGTFKFKNIVPGNYKFKFIRFKKNEKAFQIAKEIDIRVSAEKDTQLEINVKAKEKRIKFKNNNLKVGYND; encoded by the coding sequence ATGAAAAAGCATCTACTATTACTTCTCATACTTTCCTTTTTCCAAATTGCTTGTGCCGAAGAGACACAAATGAATACTAAAGCAATTGAAACACTTCTTTTAGAGGATACTATTGAAAATTATACGAACATTTCATTGTTTCCTAATGCTTCAATAACTAACCTGGACAGTTTAGAATTATATTTTGAATATGGTACTGAAACCACAAATTTTAGTGATATAAATATTGCTGAAAATGAATTTATCATGGAGTATGTAAATAATAAATTATCAATACTTCAAAATAAAAGTGATAGTACATTAAAAGAAAACATTCAAAAAGAAAAACTCTTACTCACCGATAATGATACTTCGTATATCCAGGAAGTTAAAGTAAAGAAGGCCTTAAACTTTAAAACCTTAGAAGTAGCTGATAACAGTAATAAGGGAAGCGCTCAAGATGAAAATATTGACTTAAATATATCTAATTTAAAAAGTAACAATTCATCAACTAATAGCATTAATAATGAAATAGAATCGCAAGGTGTTAATTCTGAAAATTACCCAACTAAAGTTGCTACTGGCAACTATAAAAACGAAAGCAAAGAAGATAATACTATTCGATTTAGAACTGGATACTTAAAGCGTAAAATTGCACCATTACTTACAGATCCAAAAGCTCATAATAAAAATGAGAAATTAAGTTATGTACGTGTTGAAGGTAGCCCAACTAAGAAAACTAACCTAACATTAGTAAATAAAAATCAACAAGCAAATTTAAATTCAATTAAAGACAATAGTGTTTCCCAGCAAAGTACTAAAACACCTAGTAGTAACAATAATGTTAGTACGAAAAAAATAGGCTTAAATAAAGTTAATCCAAGGCAGTCAAACATTCAGGATAGCAGCAATAATGGTTTATCTCTAAGACTATTAAGAAAACAAAACATATATGAAACTAATAAAAATTATACCCTTTTATTTGAGGTGACAAATAATACGGAAAGCATTTCATTTATAGATTTAACTGTGGGATTTCCAGATAACTGGAGAATAATTTCAACTAGTAATATTACATCATTACAACCAAAAGAGAAGCAAATTGGTACTGTAAGCTTTTACATTCCAAATGAAAGTCCTGCTGGAAAATTCAAGGCATTTTTAACATTAAGCAGTAGTACTTCATTCTCAAAAAAATTAGATTTTGTTTTAGAAGTTGCTAATAATTATGATATAGAGGTATTCAAGATTTCTGCTCCACAACAAGTACAAGCTGGAGAGTTAATTACTTCGAGTTTTGGTATTAAAAACAATGGAAATATTGACCAAGAAATTACTTTAAGCTCAAATAGCAATATAAAAAATAGTGATAAGATTATTATACCAAAAGACTCAACTGTAGTTATTGAGGTAACTAAAAAAACAAATCCTAAATCTACTATTCTTAGAAGGGTTAGTACATCTTTAGAAGTAATGCATAGTGCTTCAAAACGTAAATATTATAATACTCAGACAGTACAAGTTATACCTTCTAAAATTAAACAAAAGGATCCCTATTTTAGATACCCTATACAAGCAAGTTTATATTATAACAGTCGTACTCTAAAAAACTACCACTATTCTACGATTTCGGCAGAGTTAAGAGGAAATGGGTTTTTAGATATCGATAAAAACCACCATTTAAACTTTATAATTAGAGCTCCAAAAAAAGAAAATATAAAACGGTTTAGTATTGTAGATCAGTACAGTTTAATTTACAGATTTAAGGATCAAACTACTTTATACTTAGGAGATCACTCGTACTTTATAAATAGATTAGGATTTGGATCTCGCTATGGTATTGGTTTTAAATTAGACCACACTATTAATAAATGGACCTATTCTGCATTTTACAGCAGCCCAAGACTCTATAATTTTAGTAGAAAACCATTGTATGGTGTAAGAGCCGAGTATGCAAGTTCAGACTCTTTAAGGTTAGGATTAACATTTGAAAAGTCTAACGGAAACAACTTTATTTATAGAAACATTTTTACTGGGTCTGGCAAAGGCCAAATCTTAACCTTCGACTATAATTATTTTGATAAAAACACCAGGTTTGAAGCAGAATTATCTGGAGGCTTTAATGATACGGTCACTGATTTTGCTACAGATTTAAGCTTCTCTCAAAGTTATAAGCATTTTGCATTTTCTAGTACATTAATTTATGCTGGGAGAAATTATATAGGAAACATTTCTAACAGCTTACAAGTTTCTAATAACCTTTACTATAACTATAAAGGCTTAAATTTAGGTATAGGTCACTCTGTATCCAGAGTTAATAGAAGATTAGATCCGTTATATTTCGAAACAGAGCCATATTACGAAGCTTATTTTGCAACCATAGGTTATAGGTTTAGCAATAAGCATTTTTTTAATATTAGGTTTGATAAAAGAATAAGGGAAGATCAATTAGAACCTGTAAGCTATAACTACGAAGAGTATGGGTTAAGCTATAATTTTAATTATTTCAACAAATATTTCACTGGTAGTTTTGGCGGTCGCTTTGCTAAAACACAAAACATATTAGCTGTTAGCGAGACGTATAGAGATACGTATTCACATCACTTAAATGTTTCGTATAAACTCTTAAATAACTTACAACTTAGAGGCGGAATAAATTACTTGTTTACAAACAGGTATGGAGCTTCAGATAAATCAATAAACTATTTGCGCTACAGTTTTGGGTTCAATTATAATTTAATGAGACGCCTTACTCTTAATGTTAATTACAATAGCGGTTATAGCCCAGAAGAAAATTATAAGAGAAGAGAATATATTAATCTAAACTTAAGGGCTAATATAAATAAACACCATAGGTTAGAAATAAGAGCAAATTATTTTGAAAACCCAGCTGTAATAAACAATAAAGAACTTTTTGCCTATGCAAAATACACCTATTCATTCGGATTAGGGATTAAAAAACTTTTTGATCAAGGTGGTGTAGATGGTACTGTGTTTAGCAACAGTGAGGATATAGATATAAAAGGTATAAAGCTGTATACAGCTGGCCAAACTATAACTACAGATAAGTATGGCAATTTTGAGCTGAATAATCTCGAACTAGGCATAAACTATATTTATGTTGAAGAGGCCTCACTTCCTTTAGATGTAGTTTCTGCAATAAAAAATCCAATTGAAGTTAATGTTGAAAAAGACTCTAAAGCCATAATAAAAATAGAGTTAATGAAAGCTAGAAGCTTAAATGGAAACTTAATTCTTGTAAACAAAGCAAATGCAATTTCAACAAACTTAGAGAGTTTCGTGAAATTAGAAAACAGTGACTTTACATATTACACCGAAGTAAACAAAGACGGCACATTCAAATTTAAAAACATTGTACCTGGCAATTATAAATTTAAGTTTATAAGGTTTAAGAAAAATGAAAAGGCATTTCAAATAGCAAAAGAAATAGACATAAGAGTGAGTGCAGAAAAAGACACCCAATTAGAGATTAATGTCAAGGCTAAAGAGAAGAGAATTAAATTTAAAAATAATAACCTTAAAGTTGGATACAATGATTAA